In Passer domesticus isolate bPasDom1 chromosome 7, bPasDom1.hap1, whole genome shotgun sequence, one genomic interval encodes:
- the LOC135304488 gene encoding EOLA-like protein: protein MKFGCLSFRQPYAGLLLNQVKTVETRWRPLLAGYKNCTIAIHIAVKDWEDETWREILLNRFGMTPKQLQDLLDEGEKFGRGVIAGLIDVGETSLYPENLPPEEILELENKAVLSNLEQKYLTVVSNPRWLLEPIPARGRTGVWQVDIPEELIPSEL from the exons ATGAAATTCGGCTGCCTTTCCTTCCGACAGCCCTACGCGGGGCTGCTTCTAAACCAGGTCAAAACGGTAGAGACTCGCTGGCGTCCTTTGCTAGCAGGCTACAAGAACTGCACCATTGCTATTCATATAGCTGTTAAGGACTGGGAAGATGAAACATGGAGAGAAATTCTTCTGAATAGGTTTGGCATGACACCAAAACAACTGCAAGATTTGttggatgaaggggaaaaatttGGCAGAGGAGTTATTGCAG GATTAATTGACGTTGGAGAGACATCACTATATCCAGAAAACCTGCCTCCTGAAGAGATTCTGGagctggaaaacaaagctgTCCTCAGTAATCTAGAACAGAAATACTTGACTGTTGTTTCAAATCCCAGATGGCTCCTGGAACCAATTCCTGCCAGAGGGAGAACAGGGGTGTGGCAGGTGGATATCCCTGAAGAACTGATCCCTTCAGAATTGTAG
- the TMEM185A gene encoding transmembrane protein 185A, with protein MNLRGFFQDFNPSKFLIYACLLLFSVLLSLRLDDKIQWSYWAVFAPIWLWKLMVIVGASVGTGVWARNPQYRAEGETCVEFKAMLIAVGIHLLLLMFEVLVCDRIERGTHFWLLVFMPLFFVSPVSVAACVWGFRHDRSLELEILCSVNILQFIFIALRLDDIIRWPWLVVCVPLWILMSFLCLVVLYYIVWSVLFLRSMDVIAEQRRTHITMAVSWMTIVVPLLTFEILLVHRLDGHNSFSFIPIFVPLWLSLITLMATTFGQKGGNHWWFGIRKDFCQFLLEIFPFLREYGNISYDLHHEDNEETEETPLPEPPKIAPMFRKKTGVVITQSPGKYVIPPPKLNIDMPD; from the exons ATGAACCTGCGCGGCTTCTTCCAGGACTTCAACCCCAG CAAATTCCTTATTtatgcctgcctgctgctcttctctgtgttGCTCTCTCTGCGTCTGGATGACAAAATTCAGTGGAGTTACTGGGCTGTGTTTGCTCCAATATGGCTCTGGAAGTTAATGGTGATTGTTGGTGCCTCGGTGGGAACAGGAGTGTGGGCCCGAAACCCACAGTACCG AGCAGAAGGAGAAACCTGTGTGGAGTTCAAAGCTATGCTAATTGCAGTAGGCatccacctgctgctgctgatgtttGAAGTCCTGGTGTGTGACAGGATTGAAAGAGGAACCCATTTCTGGCTTCTGGTCTTCATGCCCCTGTTCTTTGTGTCTCCAGTCTCGGTTGCAGCTTGTGTGTGGGGCTTCCGACACGACCGCTCCCTGGAG ctGGAAATCTTGTGTTCAGTCAATATTCTACAGTTCATATTTATTGCACTCAGACTAGATGACATCATCAGATGGCCATGGCTT GTTGTCTGTGTGCCACTGTGGATCTTgatgtccttcctgtgcctcGTTGTGCTCTATTACATCGTGTGGTCTGTGCTGTTCCTGCGCTCCATGGACGTGATTGCTGAGCAGAGGAGGACACACATAACCATGGCTGTCAGCTGGATGACAATTGTAGTTCCACTGCTCACGTTTGAG atCTTGCTAGTACACAGACTGGATGGGcataattctttttctttcataccCATATTTGTTCCTCTCTGGCTTTCACTGATAACATTAATGGCAACAACATTTGGACAAAAAGGAGGCAATCACT ggTGGTTTGGAATTCGCAAAGACTTTTGCCAGTTCCTGCTTGAAATTTTCCCATTCTTGCGAGAATATGGAAATATCTCTTATGATCTTCATCATGAAGATAATGAGGAGACAGAAGAAACACCACTGCCTGAACCACCAAAAATTGCACCAATGTTTCGAAAAAAGACTGGAGTGGTCATTACACAGAGTCCTGGAAAATATGTGATTCCACCTCCCAAGTTAAACATTGATATGCCAGATTAA